In Flavobacterium okayamense, a single window of DNA contains:
- a CDS encoding DUF5686 family protein, translated as MQKLFISLLLLVSLFSFGQTKIKGQVIDFDTTIPLAFADVLYQGKIHKTDWEGKFELAITEFEKPIIIKHKGYYDKFAYAKKDGSFLLIKATTNINDTKSILYTDNKVNKIVKQVIDNREKNNPEEALKSFEYKNYEYLYVTANPDSISSKIDTIQKRKLFGGIKTKLDSSNYKFKKLVSKQHIYQTEKVNQIQFNKKGNKETILGTRMAGFEKPIYEYLGLKLVSYSVYENPFEILENPLQNPISNYGRLLYNYNIIDTVSIEGRKTYRIYFQPKKLRANRLRGLLYIDAESFAVAKAYYRIYGVVNINATYTFDYLPEHTIWFPKKRVFKVRKGTNTEDLKLLGGTIKFNASAEQKIGNNASDHTELIIESKVHDVSINKDFVIDNRFVKIDIPETSLNKKESFWKTYTKDTIDKRKLNTYVSIDSLSVAEKIESRLILGRKIINGYIPISYFDLDLRSLIKYNGYEGFRLGLGFVTNEKLSENYKIGAYGAYGFKDGEFKYGITPSYLLNKKTETWISGSYSDDVHEIAETYFVTDPKRFKIYDPRPINITTFYNSRSSSVFLESKILPKTDAYFGLHHNQIQPLFDYTYLLEGESFTKYTITTAQLALQWNPFSSFMQTPKGLLEYKKRHPKFSFQISQSIPGAVDNDFTFTKVDFKTYYELPYLSGQKSSVLFQAGIVVGDSPLTHLYSIAPNSINRDAILKRVTFAGKNSFETMYYNEFFSDRFISLHLKHTFNRINLGYHIDPEFSIATRFAIGAIDNPENHIGLPFKSLEKGFIESGIEANKIFKGIGLTAYYRYGPNQLLRFDDNISIKISYHLDLGF; from the coding sequence ATGCAAAAGCTTTTTATAAGTTTATTACTTCTTGTAAGCCTTTTTAGTTTTGGTCAAACCAAAATTAAAGGTCAAGTTATCGATTTTGACACGACAATACCATTAGCTTTTGCCGATGTTTTATACCAAGGAAAAATACATAAAACTGACTGGGAAGGAAAATTTGAGTTAGCCATAACTGAATTTGAAAAGCCAATTATAATTAAACACAAAGGGTATTATGATAAGTTTGCTTATGCAAAAAAAGATGGAAGTTTTCTACTTATAAAAGCTACAACTAATATCAATGACACTAAAAGTATTCTTTACACAGATAATAAAGTAAATAAAATTGTAAAGCAAGTTATTGATAATCGCGAAAAAAACAATCCAGAAGAAGCTTTAAAAAGTTTTGAATATAAAAATTACGAGTATTTATATGTAACTGCTAATCCCGATAGCATTTCTTCAAAAATAGATACAATTCAAAAAAGAAAATTATTTGGTGGTATAAAAACCAAACTAGATTCTTCAAATTACAAATTCAAAAAATTAGTCTCAAAACAACATATCTATCAAACTGAAAAAGTAAACCAAATTCAGTTTAATAAAAAAGGAAACAAAGAAACCATTCTAGGGACAAGAATGGCAGGCTTCGAAAAACCAATCTATGAATATTTAGGATTAAAGTTGGTTTCTTATTCTGTTTATGAAAATCCTTTTGAAATTTTAGAAAACCCTCTTCAAAATCCAATTTCAAATTATGGTAGGTTACTTTACAATTACAACATAATTGATACCGTTTCAATTGAAGGTAGGAAAACATATCGTATCTATTTTCAACCAAAAAAACTTCGTGCCAATAGATTACGAGGATTACTTTATATTGATGCTGAATCTTTTGCTGTTGCAAAAGCTTATTACAGAATATATGGTGTGGTAAATATTAATGCAACCTATACTTTTGATTATCTTCCAGAACATACGATTTGGTTTCCTAAAAAAAGAGTATTCAAAGTTCGTAAAGGAACGAATACTGAAGATTTAAAGCTTTTAGGAGGAACTATTAAATTTAATGCTTCAGCCGAACAAAAAATAGGCAATAATGCGAGCGACCATACTGAATTAATAATAGAATCTAAAGTACATGATGTTTCTATAAATAAAGATTTTGTTATTGATAATCGATTTGTAAAAATTGATATTCCAGAAACGAGTTTAAATAAAAAAGAAAGCTTCTGGAAAACCTATACTAAAGACACTATTGATAAAAGAAAACTAAACACTTATGTTTCTATTGATAGTTTATCAGTTGCAGAAAAAATAGAAAGCCGTTTAATTTTAGGGAGAAAAATAATCAACGGATATATTCCTATTTCATATTTCGACTTAGATTTAAGGAGCTTAATTAAGTACAATGGATATGAAGGTTTTCGATTAGGTTTAGGCTTTGTTACTAATGAAAAGCTATCTGAAAATTATAAAATAGGAGCTTATGGAGCCTATGGTTTTAAAGATGGTGAATTTAAATATGGGATAACTCCATCCTATCTATTAAACAAAAAAACCGAAACTTGGATAAGCGGTTCCTATTCTGATGATGTTCATGAAATTGCAGAAACTTATTTTGTGACAGATCCTAAACGGTTTAAAATATACGATCCGAGACCAATTAATATTACTACATTTTATAATTCAAGATCAAGTTCGGTATTTTTAGAAAGCAAAATTCTTCCAAAAACAGATGCTTATTTTGGACTTCATCATAATCAAATCCAACCACTTTTCGATTATACCTATTTATTAGAAGGTGAAAGTTTTACGAAATACACAATCACAACTGCACAATTAGCCTTGCAATGGAACCCTTTTAGTAGTTTTATGCAAACGCCAAAAGGGCTATTAGAATATAAAAAAAGACATCCTAAATTTTCATTCCAAATATCCCAAAGCATCCCAGGCGCAGTTGATAATGATTTTACATTTACAAAAGTTGATTTTAAAACTTATTACGAATTACCTTATTTATCCGGACAAAAAAGTTCTGTTTTATTTCAAGCAGGTATAGTCGTTGGTGATAGTCCTCTAACTCATCTATACAGTATTGCTCCAAATAGCATCAATAGAGACGCCATACTAAAAAGGGTGACTTTTGCAGGTAAAAATAGTTTCGAAACGATGTATTACAACGAATTCTTCTCAGATAGATTTATCTCGTTGCATTTAAAACACACCTTTAATCGAATAAATTTAGGGTATCATATTGATCCAGAATTTTCTATTGCAACTAGATTTGCAATTGGAGCGATTGACAACCCTGAAAATCACATTGGCTTACCTTTTAAATCTCTTGAAAAAGGCTTTATTGAAAGTGGTATCGAAGCAAATAAAATTTTTAAAGGAATTGGGTTAACTGCATATTATAGATATGGTCCAAATCAACTTCTAAGATTTGATGATAATATATCAATAAAAATCTCGTATCATCTTGATTTAGGATTTTAA
- a CDS encoding porin family protein has product MNKLLFFLFIINCFCQYLFAQETKETTEYKVVDSLFREDQFYVSVSYNLVQNRPSGFKQFGFSQGFTAGFLRDFPISKDRNWAIAPGVGYSYNNIKQFVNSDALFDGLNVSENIQTRIVSHGVDFPLELRWRNATPTSHKFWRIYAGFKATYVFDATIKVETSAGSEKSKILDDINRWQYGAYLSFGFNTWNPYVYYGLNPIFKDGSEMRNFNLGFMFYIL; this is encoded by the coding sequence TTGAATAAGTTACTTTTCTTTCTATTTATTATTAATTGTTTCTGTCAATATCTATTCGCTCAAGAAACAAAAGAAACTACTGAATATAAAGTTGTTGATTCTCTTTTTAGAGAAGATCAATTTTATGTTTCTGTTAGCTATAATTTAGTGCAAAATAGGCCGAGTGGTTTCAAGCAATTTGGATTTTCTCAAGGATTTACAGCTGGGTTTTTAAGAGATTTTCCTATTTCAAAAGATAGAAATTGGGCAATTGCTCCTGGCGTTGGTTATTCGTATAATAATATAAAGCAATTTGTGAATTCAGATGCACTTTTTGATGGTTTGAATGTTTCGGAAAATATTCAAACAAGAATTGTTTCACATGGAGTTGATTTTCCTTTAGAATTGCGATGGCGTAACGCAACACCTACAAGTCATAAGTTTTGGCGAATATATGCAGGCTTTAAAGCTACGTATGTTTTTGATGCAACTATTAAAGTGGAGACAAGTGCTGGTAGTGAAAAGAGTAAAATTTTAGATGATATTAACAGATGGCAATATGGAGCCTATTTGTCATTTGGATTTAACACTTGGAATCCATATGTATATTACGGATTAAATCCAATATTTAAAGATGGATCAGAAATGAGAAATTTTAATCTAGGTTTTATGTTTTACATATTATAA
- a CDS encoding efflux RND transporter permease subunit has translation MLKWLSTSFWDYIASKILRNRISLLILISLFTIFMGSQWKNMRFTYTEANLLPDNHEVNQQYKSFLDKFGEEGNLIVVGFKDSTFFNPKNLTLWENFISEIKKDKAVDFTISIEDLRVLEKDTTHQKFKLVPFINNDKISETYLKTKENELFNELPFYEGVLFNKESGAVRFAIYMNKEIVNTAARKDFVLKYLSQEKISKLEKELGVDLKVSGMPYIRTLNSQSIVDEIGLFVGAALAITSLLFFFFFRSFRATLISMLVVVIGVMWSFGTLGFLGYEITVLTAIIPPLIIVIGIPNCIFLINKYQQEFKKHGNKAKSLQRVISKVGNATLMTNLTTAAGFGTFIFTKSELLKEFGIVAFLNIIFLFLLCLLVIPILYSYMPLPKDKHLAHLGKNYTKTFITWIENTIRKHSVAVFAVAVGLLVSGIIGIYQIKVSGSIIEDMPKSTGFYQDILFYENEFDGVMPLEIMIDTKRPKGALKSATLKRINELQETIEEIPELSKPVSIVNLVKYAKQSFYNGNPEYYELPTKQEEAFILPYIKNSTQKGNENMMKSYVDSTGQYARITTFMRDIGTDKMAKIEERLQEKINKLFPEERYTVTMTGKAYVFEKGTHYLVHNLVLSLLFAILLISLLMAYLFRSFKMIIISLLPNILPLIMTAGLMGFLGVPIKPSTILVFSIAFGISVDDTIHFLAKYRQELKANNWRIKRSVYATVKEAGISMFYTSVVLFFGFSVFTLSSFGGTVALGSLVATTLLFAMLSNLILLPALLLSLEKSVATAEEFPEPSFDILAEDNEEDISEIQ, from the coding sequence ATGTTAAAATGGTTAAGCACCAGTTTTTGGGACTATATTGCAAGTAAAATTTTACGCAATAGAATTTCACTGTTAATTCTTATTTCGCTGTTCACAATTTTTATGGGTTCACAGTGGAAAAACATGCGTTTTACTTATACTGAAGCAAATCTTTTACCAGACAACCATGAAGTTAACCAACAATACAAATCTTTTCTCGACAAATTTGGTGAAGAAGGAAATCTAATTGTTGTTGGATTTAAAGACAGTACTTTTTTCAATCCAAAAAATTTAACGCTTTGGGAAAATTTTATTTCAGAAATAAAAAAAGACAAAGCTGTTGATTTTACAATTTCAATAGAAGATTTAAGAGTTTTAGAAAAAGATACTACTCATCAAAAATTCAAATTAGTCCCTTTTATCAACAATGATAAAATTTCTGAAACCTATTTAAAAACTAAAGAAAACGAACTTTTTAACGAGCTACCTTTTTATGAAGGAGTTTTATTCAATAAAGAATCTGGTGCTGTCCGATTTGCAATTTACATGAATAAAGAAATTGTAAATACAGCTGCTCGTAAAGATTTTGTTTTAAAATATTTAAGTCAAGAAAAAATTTCAAAACTAGAAAAAGAATTAGGAGTAGATTTAAAAGTTTCTGGTATGCCATATATTAGAACATTAAATTCTCAAAGTATAGTTGATGAAATTGGATTATTTGTTGGAGCAGCCTTAGCAATAACTTCATTATTATTTTTCTTCTTTTTTAGAAGCTTCAGAGCAACACTAATTTCAATGCTAGTTGTTGTAATTGGTGTAATGTGGTCATTTGGTACACTTGGATTTTTAGGATATGAAATAACTGTTTTAACAGCAATTATTCCGCCACTAATTATTGTTATTGGTATTCCAAATTGTATTTTCTTAATTAATAAATACCAACAAGAGTTTAAAAAACATGGTAATAAAGCAAAATCACTTCAAAGAGTAATTTCCAAAGTAGGAAATGCTACTTTAATGACAAATTTAACTACGGCTGCTGGTTTTGGAACTTTTATTTTTACCAAAAGCGAACTGCTTAAAGAATTTGGTATTGTAGCTTTTCTAAATATCATCTTCTTGTTTTTGCTATGTCTATTAGTTATTCCAATTCTCTATAGTTATATGCCATTACCTAAAGACAAACATTTAGCCCATTTAGGTAAAAATTACACTAAAACTTTTATTACTTGGATAGAAAACACCATTCGTAAGCATTCAGTAGCTGTTTTTGCAGTAGCAGTTGGATTATTAGTTTCAGGAATTATTGGCATTTATCAAATCAAAGTTTCAGGGAGTATAATAGAAGACATGCCAAAAAGCACAGGCTTCTATCAAGATATTTTATTTTATGAAAATGAATTCGATGGTGTAATGCCACTTGAAATTATGATAGACACAAAGCGACCAAAAGGCGCTTTAAAATCTGCAACTCTTAAAAGAATAAATGAACTACAAGAAACTATTGAAGAAATTCCTGAACTTTCAAAACCAGTTTCTATTGTTAATTTAGTTAAATACGCAAAGCAATCTTTCTATAACGGAAATCCAGAATACTACGAATTACCAACCAAGCAAGAAGAAGCATTCATTTTGCCCTACATCAAAAATTCGACACAAAAAGGAAACGAAAATATGATGAAAAGTTATGTTGATAGCACTGGCCAATATGCTAGAATTACAACATTTATGCGTGATATTGGCACCGATAAAATGGCTAAAATTGAAGAGCGACTTCAAGAAAAAATAAATAAACTTTTCCCTGAAGAACGTTACACAGTAACTATGACCGGAAAAGCTTATGTTTTTGAAAAAGGAACACATTATTTGGTTCACAATTTAGTTTTATCATTATTATTTGCCATCCTATTAATTTCATTATTAATGGCCTATTTGTTTCGTTCATTCAAAATGATAATAATTTCACTTTTACCAAATATTCTTCCACTAATTATGACAGCTGGATTAATGGGCTTTTTAGGCGTTCCTATTAAACCTTCAACAATATTAGTGTTTAGTATTGCCTTTGGTATTTCTGTAGATGACACAATTCACTTTTTAGCTAAATATCGACAAGAATTAAAAGCTAACAATTGGAGAATTAAACGTTCGGTTTATGCAACGGTAAAAGAAGCAGGAATTAGTATGTTTTATACATCAGTTGTATTATTTTTTGGATTTTCGGTATTTACCTTATCTAGTTTTGGTGGAACCGTAGCCTTAGGAAGTTTAGTAGCAACGACGTTATTATTTGCCATGCTTTCTAATTTAATATTACTACCTGCATTATTGTTATCGCTTGAAAAATCAGTAGCAACAGCAGAAGAATTCCCAGAACCAAGTTTCGATATTTTAGCAGAAGATAACGAAGAAGATATTTCTGAAATACAATAA
- the rpoN gene encoding RNA polymerase factor sigma-54 — protein MLKQNLQLKLSQKLSPQQIQLMKLIQLPTQAFEQRLQEEMVENPALESGKEDNVDFDEYADNSNDDFDDYDNEHIDTDDINIDEYLSNDETPDYKYQTNNYSDDDDDKSMPFVAGVTFHQDLLNQLNTFVLDDTERDVAEFIVGSIDDTGYIRRTIQDMVDDMAFTQGIYTDENTVERILKHVVQELEPAGVAARDLQECLLLQLKHKTPTDSIELAISIIDDQFDAFTKKHYEKLLQKFDITKEQLRKAIEEIEKLNPKPGSSFSGNQKPIEHVVPDFTIRIVEGELDLILNGRNAPELHVSKDYQEMLQSYKDSSDKSAQKDAVQFIKQKLDSAKWFIDAIKQRQETLFVTMNAIMHYQEEYFLDGDETKLKPMILKDIADMVGLDISTVSRVANSKYVDTPYGTKLIKDFFSEAMKNTEGEDVSTIEIKKILQNVIEEEDKRKPLPDDKLAEILKDKGYPIARRTVAKYREQLDIPVARLRKKI, from the coding sequence ATGTTAAAACAAAATCTACAATTAAAACTTTCTCAAAAATTATCGCCTCAACAAATACAGTTGATGAAGTTAATTCAATTGCCCACACAAGCATTTGAACAACGTTTACAAGAAGAAATGGTTGAAAATCCAGCTCTAGAAAGCGGTAAAGAAGATAATGTAGACTTCGATGAGTATGCTGACAACTCAAATGATGATTTCGACGATTACGATAACGAACATATAGACACTGATGACATCAATATTGATGAATATTTAAGTAACGACGAAACTCCCGATTACAAATACCAAACAAATAATTACAGTGATGATGATGATGACAAAAGTATGCCATTTGTTGCTGGCGTTACCTTTCATCAAGACTTACTAAATCAACTTAACACTTTTGTTTTAGACGATACAGAAAGAGACGTAGCTGAATTTATCGTTGGTAGTATAGATGACACTGGTTATATCCGTAGAACGATACAAGATATGGTAGACGACATGGCATTTACTCAAGGTATTTATACTGATGAAAATACGGTTGAACGAATTCTAAAACATGTTGTTCAAGAATTAGAACCTGCTGGAGTAGCTGCTAGAGATTTACAAGAATGTTTGCTTTTACAATTGAAGCATAAAACTCCAACTGATTCTATTGAATTGGCCATTTCTATCATAGACGATCAGTTTGATGCTTTTACTAAAAAACATTACGAAAAATTATTGCAAAAATTTGACATCACGAAAGAACAATTACGAAAAGCAATAGAGGAAATTGAAAAATTAAATCCGAAGCCTGGAAGTAGTTTTAGTGGTAATCAAAAGCCAATCGAACATGTAGTTCCTGACTTTACAATCCGAATTGTTGAAGGGGAATTAGATTTGATATTGAATGGAAGAAATGCTCCAGAATTACATGTTTCTAAAGATTATCAAGAAATGCTTCAGAGCTATAAAGATTCTTCTGACAAATCGGCTCAAAAAGATGCTGTGCAATTCATCAAACAAAAGTTAGATTCTGCAAAATGGTTCATCGATGCTATTAAGCAACGCCAGGAGACTCTTTTTGTTACAATGAATGCCATTATGCATTATCAAGAAGAATATTTCTTAGATGGTGATGAAACAAAGTTAAAACCAATGATTTTGAAAGATATTGCTGATATGGTAGGCCTTGATATTTCAACGGTTTCGCGTGTTGCTAATAGCAAATATGTTGACACACCTTATGGCACAAAATTAATTAAGGATTTCTTTAGTGAAGCCATGAAAAACACTGAAGGAGAAGATGTTTCTACAATAGAGATTAAAAAAATACTTCAAAATGTAATTGAAGAGGAAGACAAAAGAAAACCTTTACCTGATGATAAATTAGCTGAAATATTAAAAGATAAAGGCTATCCAATTGCCAGAAGAACAGTTGCAAAATATCGCGAACAATTAGATATTCCAGTAGCGAGATTACGTAAGAAAATTTAA
- the asnS gene encoding asparagine--tRNA ligase → MKHIKIIDLLNNTKTLQEVTAKGWVRTFRNNQFIALNDGSTIHNIQCVVDFENTPEDTLKRITTGAAVCVSGTLMESQGKGQSVEIQVKKIEILGDSDAEKYPIQPKKHSLEFLRENAHLRIRTNAFGAIMRVRSTLSFAVHQYFQERGFYYVNTPIITGSDAEGAGEMFKVTALPFDGTPRTEEGKVNYKEDFFGKETNLTVSGQLEAETYAMALGQVYTFGPTFRAENSNTSRHLAEFWMIEPEVAFNDLDANMDLAEDFIKYVIKYTVDKCGDDLKFLEQRLLEEEKQKPQAERSEMSLLEKLNFVLDNNFKRVSYTEAIDILRNSTPNKKKKFNYLIEEWGADLQSEHERFLVEKHFKCPVILFDYPANIKAFYMRLNENTEPGKETVRAMDILFPGIGEIVGGSQREERLDVLVEKMKALNIPEEEMWWYLDTRRFGSAVHSGFGLGFERLVLFVTGMTNIRDVIPFPRTPQNAEF, encoded by the coding sequence ATGAAACATATCAAAATAATTGATCTTTTAAACAATACAAAAACATTACAAGAAGTTACAGCAAAAGGTTGGGTTAGGACTTTTAGAAACAACCAATTTATTGCTCTAAACGATGGTTCTACCATCCATAACATTCAATGTGTTGTTGATTTTGAAAATACACCTGAAGATACTTTAAAAAGAATTACAACTGGTGCTGCTGTTTGCGTTTCTGGAACTTTAATGGAAAGTCAAGGAAAAGGACAATCTGTTGAGATTCAAGTTAAAAAAATTGAAATTTTAGGTGATAGTGATGCTGAAAAATATCCAATACAACCTAAAAAACATTCCTTAGAATTTTTACGAGAAAATGCACATTTAAGAATTAGAACAAATGCTTTTGGTGCAATTATGCGTGTTCGTTCAACACTTTCTTTTGCCGTTCATCAATACTTCCAAGAAAGAGGCTTTTATTACGTAAACACACCTATTATTACAGGATCTGATGCTGAAGGCGCTGGGGAAATGTTTAAGGTAACTGCTTTACCTTTCGACGGAACGCCAAGAACAGAAGAAGGAAAAGTAAATTACAAAGAAGATTTCTTTGGAAAAGAAACTAACCTTACAGTTTCCGGTCAATTAGAAGCGGAAACCTATGCTATGGCTTTGGGTCAGGTTTATACTTTCGGACCAACATTTAGAGCGGAGAATTCAAATACATCACGTCACTTAGCTGAGTTTTGGATGATTGAACCAGAAGTTGCTTTTAATGACTTAGATGCCAATATGGATTTAGCAGAGGATTTCATTAAATACGTAATCAAATATACAGTTGATAAATGTGGTGACGATTTAAAATTCTTGGAACAGCGCTTATTAGAAGAGGAAAAACAAAAGCCTCAAGCCGAAAGAAGTGAAATGTCACTTTTAGAGAAATTAAACTTTGTTTTAGATAATAATTTCAAACGTGTTTCTTATACGGAAGCCATCGATATTTTAAGAAATTCAACACCTAATAAGAAAAAGAAATTTAATTATTTAATTGAAGAATGGGGTGCCGATTTACAAAGTGAGCATGAACGTTTCTTAGTTGAAAAACACTTTAAATGTCCGGTAATTTTATTTGATTATCCTGCAAACATTAAAGCATTCTACATGCGTTTAAATGAAAACACAGAACCTGGAAAAGAAACTGTACGTGCAATGGACATTTTATTTCCTGGAATTGGAGAAATTGTTGGGGGATCACAAAGAGAAGAACGTTTAGATGTTTTAGTTGAAAAAATGAAAGCATTAAATATTCCTGAAGAAGAAATGTGGTGGTATTTAGATACGCGTCGTTTCGGTTCAGCAGTTCATTCAGGATTTGGTTTAGGATTTGAACGTTTAGTTCTTTTCGTAACTGGAATGACTAATATTCGTGACGTAATTCCTTTCCCAAGAACACCACAAAACGCAGAATTTTAA
- a CDS encoding ExbD/TolR family protein: MSKFKKKKTAGTPGISTASLPDIVFMLLFFFMTATTMKDSDLMIENKLPKADQTAKLHKKQYVMYIYAGKPSERYRSTLGQTDRLQLADKIASVSEIRSFVINERATRNSEDEKYLTASLKIDKDVKMGLVQDIKQELRKVDQLKVNYTTTQGNPID, translated from the coding sequence ATGTCTAAGTTTAAAAAGAAAAAAACAGCCGGTACTCCGGGTATTTCAACAGCATCATTACCTGATATTGTATTCATGCTTTTGTTCTTTTTCATGACCGCTACAACAATGAAAGATAGCGATTTGATGATTGAAAATAAATTACCAAAAGCAGATCAAACAGCAAAATTACATAAGAAGCAATATGTAATGTATATTTATGCTGGGAAACCAAGTGAGCGTTACCGTTCAACATTGGGTCAAACTGATAGACTTCAGTTGGCTGATAAAATTGCTAGTGTCTCTGAAATTAGAAGCTTTGTTATTAATGAAAGAGCAACACGCAATTCTGAAGATGAGAAATATTTAACAGCTTCGTTAAAAATTGACAAAGATGTTAAAATGGGTCTTGTTCAAGATATAAAACAAGAGTTACGTAAAGTTGACCAATTGAAAGTTAACTATACAACAACTCAGGGTAATCCTATAGATTAA